The Impatiens glandulifera chromosome 8, dImpGla2.1, whole genome shotgun sequence genome includes a window with the following:
- the LOC124912368 gene encoding peroxidase 15-like produces MTKLMTIALFLSAIILMVGSCEAQLSSTFYSTTCPNISSVVQGVLQPAFRSDVRISAKIIRMHFHDCMVNGCDGSLLLDNGNGIQSEKDAVPNQSITGFNVIDDIKTALENVCPNVVSCADILAIASQIGVGLAGGPTWAVELGRRDSRTANQAGTSAIPSPFELLNDLENKFTNVGLDSTDLVALSGAHSFGRARCATFVGRLYNFTNGNPDPTIDTTYLQTLRQTCPQGGNANAIENLDQDTPDTFDNSYFTNLQTNKGLLTSDQVLFSTSGGDTVNIVSRFGGSQTAFFDAFGKSMIKMGAISTLTGTNGEIRTNCRNPN; encoded by the exons ATGACAAAACTAATGACAATCGCGTTGTTTTTGTCGGCTATAATATTGATGGTTGGTTCATGTGAGGCTCAATTGAGCTCCACCTTCTACTCAACCACGTGCCCAAACATATCGAGCGTAGTTCAAGGAGTCCTCCAGCCCGCCTTTCGTAGTGACGTTCGAATCAGCGCTAAAATCATACGCATGCACTTCCACGACTGCATGGTCAAT gGTTGTGATGGCTCGTTGTTGTTGGACAATGGTAACGGAATACAAAGCGAGAAAGATGCAGTTCCTAATCAATCAATCACCGGCTTTAATGTAATCGATGATATTAAAACTGCATTGGAAAATGTGTGCCCTAATGTCGTATCATGTGCTGATATTCTCGCTATAGCTTCTCAGATCGGAGTTGGTTTG GCTGGTGGACCAACTTGGGCAGTCGAATTAGGAAGACGAGATAGTCGGACAGCAAACCAAGCTGGAACAAGTGCAATTCCAAGCCCTTTTGAATTGCTCAACGATTTGGAGAATAAATTCACCAACGTTGGACTTGATTCCACTGACCTAGTCGCATTATCTG GGGCACACTCTTTTGGACGAGCCCGGTGTGCCACATTCGTGGGTAGGCTCTACAACTTCACCAACGGCAACCCTGATCCGACCATTGACACAACATATCTCCAGACACTTCGTCAGACATGCCCTCAAGGTGGGAACGCAAATGCGATTGAGAATCTTGATCAAGACACACCGGACACTTTTGACAATAGTTATTTCACAAACCTCCAAACGAACAAAGGGCTCCTCACAAGTGACCAAGTTTTGTTCTCCACGTCTGGTGGAGACACTGTGAACATCGTAAGTCGATTTGGTGGTAGTCAAACTGCATTCTTTGATGCGTTTGGCAAGTCTATGATCAAGATGGGAGCAATAAGCACTTTAACCGGAACAAACGGGGAGATTAGGACTAATTGCAGAAACCCTAATTAA